AAACCGGCGCGACTGCCAAGTGGGGAAGCCCACTGGTGACGCCAGCGGCTGCGCCGGTATGATGCGAGGCTGTTTGATTCATCAATGGAGAACGCGACATGAGCGAGCAAAAACCGGTAATTGCAGTGGTAGGCGGCACGGGTGATTTGGGTTCCGGCCTTGTTTTTCGCTGGTGCAGAGCAGGCTACCATGTCATTGTCGGCTCGCGCAAAGCCGAGAGCGCCACCGAAGCGGCGGCTGCAATGAAAACGCGCGTGCCCAGTGCGCAGATTGAAGGTATGGAAAACAGCGTAGCCGCTGCCAAAGCCGACATCGTGTGCATGACCGTCCCTTTTTCTCATCAACAAGACACGCTCGCTGCGATACACGCTGCGGTGCAAGGCAAAATTTTTATCGATGTCACCGTGTCTTTGAAGCCGCCGAAAGTGGCCACGGTGCAACTGCCCGCTGAAGGTTCTGCCGGTGTGATTGCGCAAAAAACACTGGGCGAAAATGTGCGCGTGGTATCTGCCTTTCAAAACA
The DNA window shown above is from Cellvibrionales bacterium and carries:
- the npdG gene encoding NADPH-dependent F420 reductase, producing MSEQKPVIAVVGGTGDLGSGLVFRWCRAGYHVIVGSRKAESATEAAAAMKTRVPSAQIEGMENSVAAAKADIVCMTVPFSHQQDTLAAIHAAVQGKIFIDVTVSLKPPKVATVQLPAEGSAGVIAQKTLGENVRVVSAFQNIAAAHLNDDHAIHCDVLVTGDDVDARETVVQLAQAAGMKAWHAGPLANSAATEALTSVLIFMNKRYKIAGGAGITITGEVGV